Proteins from a genomic interval of Papaver somniferum cultivar HN1 chromosome 4, ASM357369v1, whole genome shotgun sequence:
- the LOC113274420 gene encoding uncharacterized protein LOC113274420 — protein MGVLRFPEEKIEDIPCLVSNEAELLEFIDKIYHYLEDPRDEIEENFHVRKLLLMGNKDLEEFLRFMNSPSNPLNYEKCTSSEEEEEELDPRTFFKALTFLE, from the exons atgggggtattaag GTTCCCAGAGGAAAAAATAGAAGATATCCCTTGTCTTGTTAGCAATGAAGCAGAGCTATTAGAATTTATTGACAAGATTTATCATTATTTAGAAGAtcctagagatgaaattgaagagaaTTTCCATGTAAGAAAATTACTTCTGATGGGTAATAAAGATCTTGAAGAATTTCTAAGGTTTATGAATAGTCctagcaatcccctcaactatgaaaaatgcacatcatcagaggaggaagaagaggagcttgatccaagaacttttttcaaggctctgacttttctggagtga